CGATGCACTACACCTGGACTGATTTTGTCGACTACGGCGTCGGCGGCCAGTACGTGGGGATGCTGGAGGGCACGGTCACGGGTGACCGGCTGCGCGGCACGCTCAAATCCGTCAACGTCCCGGCGAAGCGCCCGGACAACGTCAACTGCCCCGCCTTCCGCGGCATCATCGCTACCGACGATGGGGCCAAGATCTACTTCGAGTTCAACGGCATCGCCCTGC
This genomic window from Candidatus Dormiibacterota bacterium contains:
- a CDS encoding DUF3237 family protein, yielding MKLSPICEMTMHYTWTDFVDYGVGGQYVGMLEGTVTGDRLRGTLKSVNVPAKRPDNVNCPAFRGIIATDDGAKIYFEFNGIALLRPEDKARVFTTSLSLRTGDARYAWVNDTIGAVEGILNTTTEQALVRAFACENELATAPV